GCAGTCGCCGATGGTGGCACCCACGGGACCGGACTGATGGAGGAACTGGAAGCCCAGTTCGGTGCCGAACTGAGTCCGGGGACAGTGTACCCCCGGCTACACGAGTTAGAAGCGGATGGCACGCTCCAGATGCACGAACTCGTCCAGACGAAACAGTACGGAATCGCGGACGATGCGGCTGCGAAAGAGCAGATCGCAACGTCCGCGTCCCAACATCTCGCGCTCGGGCTGTTCCTCCACGCGTCGCTCGATGCGCTGTAACCACCACAAACCGGTCAGTCCGCCGACACACCACCCCCCAACCGTCGGCTGGCCACACAAAGACTCCCCACTTCCTTTCTGCGCAACGTGATACAGTCCCGACTGCCTGAGCCGTTGCTGTCCCGACACGAGACGTAGCGAGGCACATCCTGGCAGAGAGCGAACTGTCGGTTTGCGGGTCAGTACCGCCGCTATCGGATGCAGTGTGGAAAGCCGAGAAAGTGGA
The genomic region above belongs to Haloarcula hispanica ATCC 33960 and contains:
- a CDS encoding PadR family transcriptional regulator codes for the protein MSGDNLRRVTTGKMQGQNADERVTPLGETERPESHDPPSRDAITESLDPVIDDVVDGETAVDDGLVTQSLEEILLAMIAVADGGTHGTGLMEELEAQFGAELSPGTVYPRLHELEADGTLQMHELVQTKQYGIADDAAAKEQIATSASQHLALGLFLHASLDAL